A section of the Rhodospirillaceae bacterium genome encodes:
- a CDS encoding (2Fe-2S)-binding protein yields the protein MTGEPVTLPVTLRVNGADRPVAAVAPWTTLLTVLRDDLGLTGAKRGCNQGVCGACTVTIDGEPVRSCLSLALNCADRDIVTVEGLVPAGAPAGALAPVQQALAEGNAVQCGFCTPGILISAHALLRRNAPLTVDEVRAGLSGNLCRCSGYKKIVEAVVSASEARP from the coding sequence ATGACCGGCGAACCCGTCACGCTCCCCGTCACACTTCGGGTCAACGGCGCCGACCGGCCGGTCGCGGCGGTGGCGCCGTGGACGACGCTGCTCACCGTCTTGCGCGACGACCTCGGCCTTACCGGCGCGAAGCGCGGCTGCAACCAGGGGGTGTGCGGCGCCTGCACCGTGACGATCGACGGCGAGCCGGTGCGCAGCTGCCTGTCGCTGGCGCTCAACTGCGCGGACCGGGACATCGTGACCGTCGAAGGCCTGGTCCCGGCGGGGGCGCCGGCGGGCGCGCTGGCGCCGGTCCAGCAGGCCCTGGCGGAAGGCAACGCCGTGCAATGCGGCTTCTGCACGCCCGGCATCCTGATCTCGGCCCATGCCCTGTTGCGCCGCAACGCGCCGCTGACGGTCGACGAGGTGCGGGCGGGCCTGTCCGGCAACCTGTGCCGCTGTTCCGGCTACAAGAAGATCGTCGAAGCCGTCGTGAGCGCTTCGGAGGCGCGGCCGTGA
- a CDS encoding xanthine dehydrogenase family protein molybdopterin-binding subunit translates to MTPLDTAATGVGSSLPRLDAREKVTGRATYIADMVWPGMLHAAIHASPHAHARILGYDTSAALAVPGVACVLTGDDFPDGRMGAFIKDEPAIAKGKVRYPGEPVAVVAAEDEETARRAAALIRVDYEDLPVAATPEEAVAPDAPLIHEGLADYFKVFPAICGGNVASETELSEGDVDAAWADCDVIVEGDFETPAQAHLSIEPVGALAEVDAEGRVTLWSANQSVFRVQANVCEALQLPMSKLRCLTPKVGAGFGNKMEPHVQPLVVQLALRTGRPVKLILNRTEDFETVRARHPFKIRCKTGAKKDGTLVARELTAVLDCGAYGDDSPGVLGYSLLMSRGPYRIPHCRASGKLVYTNRMRFGAFRGFGNPQVTFATESQIDEIAGRLGMDPLDLRMKNRMQPGDRWFGGGEVASNGLAECIEKAKAAAGWARGREPPAPPGKRRALGVAACAHISGLLATGAIVRLLEDGSVVLNTGAVDIGQGSDTVLTQMCASALKVPVDRVAIASPDTDGSPYNWGTTASRITYTTGRSVVAAADKVAEQIKRHASEIFECAVEDLELRDGGRVGIKGVPDKELSFFEVSGRAHWAAGGPIVGTDTWVYNQPSVDPKRAVARGLPFPQIGVYSFGCMIAAIEIDETTGKAEVAEVWSAMDVGKAINPGSVEGQIEGGFVQGMGFALTEEMVFDGPRLANPSMMDYKAPTSLDAPFDIHSIIVEAAEPGGPFGAKGIGEIGLVPVPAAIANAVAAAIGTRLRRLPLTPERVLDGMLEGGDED, encoded by the coding sequence GTGACCCCGCTCGATACAGCTGCGACCGGCGTCGGCAGCAGCCTGCCCCGGCTCGATGCCCGGGAAAAGGTCACTGGCCGGGCAACGTATATCGCAGACATGGTCTGGCCCGGCATGCTGCACGCTGCGATCCACGCCAGCCCGCATGCCCATGCCCGCATCCTCGGATACGACACGAGCGCCGCCCTCGCCGTGCCGGGCGTTGCCTGCGTGCTGACCGGCGACGATTTCCCGGACGGCCGCATGGGCGCCTTCATCAAGGACGAGCCCGCCATCGCCAAGGGCAAGGTGCGCTATCCGGGCGAGCCGGTCGCCGTCGTCGCCGCTGAGGACGAGGAGACGGCGCGCCGGGCGGCGGCGCTGATCCGGGTCGACTACGAGGACCTGCCCGTCGCCGCCACGCCGGAGGAAGCCGTGGCGCCGGATGCGCCGCTCATCCACGAGGGGCTGGCGGACTATTTCAAGGTCTTTCCGGCCATCTGCGGCGGCAATGTCGCCTCGGAGACCGAACTGTCGGAAGGCGATGTCGACGCCGCCTGGGCGGATTGCGACGTGATCGTCGAGGGCGACTTCGAGACGCCGGCCCAGGCGCATCTCTCCATCGAGCCGGTCGGCGCGCTGGCGGAGGTCGATGCCGAGGGCCGGGTCACCCTGTGGTCGGCCAACCAGTCGGTGTTCCGGGTCCAGGCCAATGTCTGCGAGGCCCTGCAACTGCCGATGTCGAAACTGCGCTGCCTCACGCCCAAGGTCGGCGCCGGCTTCGGCAACAAGATGGAGCCGCACGTCCAGCCGCTCGTCGTCCAGCTGGCGCTCAGGACCGGCCGTCCGGTGAAGCTGATTCTCAACCGGACCGAGGATTTCGAGACGGTGCGCGCGCGCCACCCGTTCAAGATCCGCTGCAAGACCGGCGCGAAGAAGGACGGCACGCTGGTGGCGCGCGAACTGACCGCCGTGCTGGACTGCGGCGCCTATGGCGACGACAGTCCCGGCGTGCTCGGCTACAGCCTGCTGATGAGCCGCGGGCCCTACCGCATCCCGCACTGCCGCGCCTCCGGCAAGCTGGTCTACACCAACCGCATGCGCTTCGGCGCGTTCCGCGGCTTCGGCAATCCCCAGGTCACCTTCGCGACCGAAAGCCAGATCGACGAGATCGCCGGCCGGCTCGGCATGGACCCGCTCGACCTGCGCATGAAGAACAGGATGCAGCCCGGCGACCGCTGGTTCGGCGGCGGCGAGGTCGCCTCCAACGGACTGGCGGAATGTATCGAGAAGGCGAAGGCGGCGGCGGGCTGGGCGCGGGGCCGGGAGCCGCCGGCGCCGCCGGGCAAGCGGCGCGCGCTGGGCGTTGCGGCCTGCGCCCATATCAGCGGCCTGCTGGCGACCGGCGCCATCGTCCGTCTGCTCGAGGACGGCTCGGTCGTGCTCAACACCGGCGCGGTGGATATCGGCCAGGGCTCCGACACAGTGCTGACCCAGATGTGCGCCTCGGCGCTGAAGGTTCCGGTCGACCGGGTGGCGATCGCCAGCCCGGATACCGACGGTTCGCCCTACAACTGGGGCACGACGGCGAGCCGCATCACCTACACGACCGGGCGCTCGGTCGTCGCGGCGGCGGACAAGGTGGCGGAGCAGATCAAGCGCCACGCCTCGGAGATTTTCGAATGCGCCGTCGAGGACCTGGAACTGCGCGACGGCGGCCGGGTCGGCATCAAGGGCGTGCCGGACAAGGAGCTGAGCTTCTTCGAAGTCTCCGGCCGGGCGCACTGGGCCGCCGGCGGCCCCATCGTCGGCACCGATACCTGGGTCTACAACCAGCCGAGCGTCGATCCGAAACGGGCCGTCGCCAGGGGCCTGCCGTTTCCCCAGATCGGGGTCTACAGCTTCGGCTGCATGATCGCGGCGATCGAAATCGACGAGACGACCGGCAAGGCCGAAGTCGCCGAGGTCTGGTCGGCGATGGATGTCGGCAAGGCGATCAATCCCGGCTCGGTCGAGGGGCAGATCGAGGGCGGCTTCGTCCAGGGCATGGGCTTCGCGCTGACCGAGGAGATGGTGTTCGACGGGCCGCGCCTCGCGAACCCGTCGATGATGGACTACAAGGCGCCGACATCGCTCGATGCGCCGTTCGATATCCATTCCATCATCGTCGAGGCCGCGGAACCCGGCGGGCCGTTCGGCGCCAAGGGGATCGGCGAGATCGGGCTGGTGCCGGTGCCGGCGGCGATCGCCAATGCGGTGGCGGCGGCGATCGGCACGCGGCTGCGCCGGCTGCCGCTGACGCCGGAGCGGGTGCTGGACGGGATGCTGGAGGGCGGCGATGAGGATTGA
- a CDS encoding alpha/beta hydrolase: MRIDDYPAQEPLSDFARPYHEEVLRRAGGVAYEEFRYGGNAYQSVLVARAAAPTGDVLAFIHGGGWTNGYKEWMAFMAPALTARGVTFASIGYRLAPGTLFPDGFHDVLDGFAALRGRIGGVGGDPGRMFVGGHSAGGHYSALMAVTDGWQAARGLPPDAVRGCLPVSGVFDFRPGNGMSARPRFLGPEESGAETPASPVANIERTPPFLLAWGSADFPHLRTQGQAMADALEAAGGSVETMILDGCDHLEASLETGNPAGLWPERAAAWMAEQG, from the coding sequence ATGAGGATTGACGACTATCCCGCGCAGGAGCCGCTCTCGGATTTCGCCCGGCCCTATCACGAAGAGGTGCTGCGCCGCGCCGGGGGCGTTGCCTACGAAGAATTCCGCTATGGCGGCAACGCCTATCAGAGCGTGCTGGTGGCTCGGGCCGCGGCGCCGACCGGCGACGTGCTCGCCTTCATCCACGGCGGCGGCTGGACCAACGGCTACAAGGAATGGATGGCCTTCATGGCGCCGGCGCTGACCGCACGCGGCGTGACCTTCGCCTCGATCGGCTACCGGCTGGCGCCGGGCACCCTGTTCCCAGACGGCTTCCACGATGTGCTCGACGGCTTTGCCGCGCTGCGCGGCCGGATCGGCGGTGTCGGCGGCGATCCCGGCCGGATGTTCGTCGGCGGCCACTCGGCGGGCGGCCACTACAGTGCGCTGATGGCGGTGACGGACGGATGGCAGGCGGCGCGCGGGTTGCCGCCGGATGCCGTGCGCGGCTGCCTGCCGGTCTCCGGCGTGTTCGACTTCCGGCCCGGCAACGGCATGTCGGCGCGCCCGCGTTTCCTCGGCCCGGAGGAGTCCGGCGCCGAGACGCCGGCCAGCCCGGTCGCCAATATCGAACGCACCCCGCCTTTCCTGCTGGCCTGGGGCAGCGCGGATTTCCCGCATTTGCGCACCCAGGGGCAGGCGATGGCCGACGCCCTCGAAGCGGCCGGCGGCAGCGTCGAAACCATGATCCTCGACGGCTGCGACCACCTGGAGGCCAGCCTCGAAACCGGCAACCCGGCCGGCCTGTGGCCCGAACGCGCCGCGGCCTGGATGGCGGAGCAGGGGTAG